In the genome of Hyalangium ruber, the window CGAGCACCCCACCCTCCTCCCGCGCCACGCTCACCGGCCCGACGCCCGCGAGCGCCTCCAGCGCCTTCGCCCGGTCACCGCGCACCTCCACCTCGATGGAGCCTCCGCCCAGCTTCCGGGCCAGCTCCTCCTCCGTGCCCTGCTCCACCAGTTGCCCGCCGTGGATGATGAGCAGCCGGTCACACGTCTCGCTGATCTCCGGCAGGATGTGGCTGGACACCAGCACCGTGTGCATGCCCTTGAGGCCGCGGATGAGCTCGCGCATGCCTCGGATCTGCGCCGGGTCCAACCCGCTGGTGGGCTCGTCCAGGATGAGGAACGCGGGGCGGTGGACCAGCGCCTGCGCCACCCCCACGCGCTGCCGGTAGCCATGGCTCAGCGTGGAGATGAGCGCCGTGTCCACCTCGCGCAGGCCCGTCTTCTCCTCCGCCTCGGTGACGCGCGAGCGCGCCTCGGACGGCGCCACCCCGCGCAGCTGGGCGACGAACGCCAGGTACTCGCCCACCGTCATCTCGTCGTAGAGCGGCGGCGTGTCCGGCAGGAAGCCGATGCGCTTGCGCACCTCGTGCGGATCTCTCACCGCGTCGTACCCGTCGATGACGACACGCCCCGAGGTGGGCAGCAGCACACACCCGAGAATCTTCAGCGTCGTCGACTTCCCGGCCCCGTTGAGGCCCAGGAAGCCGATGACCTCGCCCTTGCCAATGGTGAAGGCGACGTCCCGTATCGCCGCGTGCTCGCCATAGTACTTGGTGAGTCCCTCGACCTGGATCATTGCGGACCCTCTGTACCGCGCGAAAAACGGCTCTTAATTCGCGCAGGAAAACGGTTTGTCAAGGCTGCTCCGGAGCCGGCCCCAGGGTGAACTGGGGCCCGGCGGTGGTGCGCCCCAGGGTGAAGCGCAGGGCCCCCTCCAGCTCCAGGTGGGTGAACGTGTAGCCGTGCCGCTCGGCGACCTCGGGGCGGACATGGACGCCCTCCAGGAGCACCTCCTGCCCCATCTGCCCGAACATGGCGCGCACCGCCACCGCGGGCAGCGGCATCACCGCCGGCCGGGAGAGCACCCGCCCCAGCGTCTTGGCGAACTCCTCCTGGCGCACCGCGTGGGGCGCCACCGCGTTCA includes:
- a CDS encoding ABC transporter ATP-binding protein, with translation MIQVEGLTKYYGEHAAIRDVAFTIGKGEVIGFLGLNGAGKSTTLKILGCVLLPTSGRVVIDGYDAVRDPHEVRKRIGFLPDTPPLYDEMTVGEYLAFVAQLRGVAPSEARSRVTEAEEKTGLREVDTALISTLSHGYRQRVGVAQALVHRPAFLILDEPTSGLDPAQIRGMRELIRGLKGMHTVLVSSHILPEISETCDRLLIIHGGQLVEQGTEEELARKLGGGSIEVEVRGDRAKALEALAGVGPVSVAREEGGVLALRVEASPELRPRVAQALVGAGLELLRLDRGTERLESIFLRLTQQSGGAAPREVAS